ACCAGTAAACTTTCCTCATTCTTCTCTCAAACACTTTTTATATGCACTTTCATGTCTGAAAAGTTTATATTTAGGTTTATCATTTGCATTTTATTGCATATCTTGAAAAATAGATGTAATTTTAGGTTCGGTTAATGAAAAGAGAAGTCTGCTAGCAGTGATGCTGGCAGACTTTTTTATTGCTAGTTCTCCGGATCGAAGATTTCACCATAATATACCCAACCCTCAGTCCAGTCGTCTATCTTGACACTCGTAAGGTTCATTTCCGGCTTCATCTCGCTGTATTCCAGGTTGACAATATACTTGCCGCTCGGCTTCATCACGGGAGCTTTCAGGTCGTAGCGTGTACTGTTACCATCAGGAGTTTTGAGCACGATAAACAGATTGGTGTTTTGAACACCATCGCACGTCGGCATCAGGTACATTGTTTTTGTTACAAACATGTTATCCAACATCGTTATTCCGGAAGGAATATCGCATTCTTTCTTAGTCCTTGTTGGCGTGCCGAAAGTTCCATCTTCATTTTGCTGCAAGGCAAACAGTCCGGTGGCAACATTCAATACCTTTCCCGTGATAGCCGTATGCAGAGGAGCCCCTTTTATGTTGATGGTGAGCTCGGCAAGCACACGTCGCATTTCGCTTTTGACGATATGGTGCACATTTTCATGGTCTATGATGATGTCTGTTACACCATAATAGGCATGTTCGGGTGCTGCGTCCGTACCCGACAGACTGATTACCAGATTGTTCATGTTGTCAACGCCTCTAGTCTGCTCACTGATGGTGAACGGAGCCACCAGGTTGGTGGTGGTGAGAATGCGATAGTGACCTTTGGGCATGTCATATCGCTCGCTTGCCATTTCCTGCGCACTGCCATGCTGGCTTTGCTCCACCAGCGTGCCATTTTCTGCATTCATGATCCACGTCTTCACGTCCTTCACTTCCGTGCCCTCGTCGGTCTCGTCAGCCCAGTCGAGAGATATCGACAGGCCTCCGTCTCCTTCGCCATCATGCACGTCGTGGTCGCAACTAGCCAATAGGCATGGGATGCATGCCAGCACCCATAGCCAGATATTCAGTTTGTTTCTTGTTTTCATTGTCTGTATTGTTTTATGGGTTACTGTTTGGTGAGACTGATACCCAGTCTGATGCCGCTTTCCCAGACATAGTTGTTCTTGTGCAGATATTCCGGCATGCCGTCCAGGCGTTTGCCCGTGAGTCGGGTCAATCCCGAAAAGATGCCCAGTTTCAGGCGGTCATTCAGCCGATAGCCCACCTGCAGGTTGGCACCATATCCCAGATGCCAGTGGGTGGCACCTTTCTTCACGGTTGTTCCGTCCGTCAGGTTCTGGATATCTGCCTTGGTGGTCACGGCATATAGA
This region of Segatella copri genomic DNA includes:
- a CDS encoding FimB/Mfa2 family fimbrial subunit, with amino-acid sequence MKTRNKLNIWLWVLACIPCLLASCDHDVHDGEGDGGLSISLDWADETDEGTEVKDVKTWIMNAENGTLVEQSQHGSAQEMASERYDMPKGHYRILTTTNLVAPFTISEQTRGVDNMNNLVISLSGTDAAPEHAYYGVTDIIIDHENVHHIVKSEMRRVLAELTINIKGAPLHTAITGKVLNVATGLFALQQNEDGTFGTPTRTKKECDIPSGITMLDNMFVTKTMYLMPTCDGVQNTNLFIVLKTPDGNSTRYDLKAPVMKPSGKYIVNLEYSEMKPEMNLTSVKIDDWTEGWVYYGEIFDPEN